A single Anabas testudineus chromosome 10, fAnaTes1.2, whole genome shotgun sequence DNA region contains:
- the flrt1b gene encoding leucine-rich repeat transmembrane protein FLRT1 produces the protein MAAESLAELRDWLFLLLLCLTLLAEVLELAAAAIAMETGEGDEGIVCPSVCRCDEGFVYCNDRGLSIIPPLPLTAAILYLQSNRLGNAGLPPSLERSTSIRVIYLYANQLDEFPIHLPPSLRELHLQDNNIRTLPRSALAKLPLLERLHLDDNSISTVSIQERAFSGTPRLRLLFLSRNHLSSIPAGLPASLEELRLDDNRISTIPTHAFRGLSSLRRLVLDGNLLANTRIADDTFSRLSNLTELSLVRNALQSPPVNLPSAHLVRLHLQDNGMTHIPRGALDGMRRLQRLDLSGNNLTTLPRGLLKDTESLEMLLLRGNPWYCGCNLRWLHAWLHSRGSAVTVRGLTCQGPEPVRGQSLRDLTSLMEQCEGPPPGPSTGAGVNPAEKDVGGDNGVGGSQAVASVPHGSTTTTSLLVPTQGSLFTLRAKRPGFVMPLPPGEGGQVPGETLELTVKPLSSDSVLVSWLCPQPAPSFRLSWLRLGSSAALGSITETLVPGERRQYLLTQLTPRSHYLICLLPLRQEPSFGGSSMGSSRIGSIDTDNKDSAPACAQIETGEALVSSGGEGSDKEGQDSELTALPLAGIIGGATALVSLLLIFGIFCWYGQRAGYMSGDSGSYSRGRGGKHYDDYVESGTKKDTSILEIRAPPAGFQMTAMAHQPLQSKLEDVTYIHTIFPSSSSSSQANGTYRSSHGAGSLNGTILSQTNHHHVTYGTNRGYREGGIPDIDYAYT, from the coding sequence ATGGCAGCTGAGAGTCTTGCTGAGCTCCGCGATTGGCTCTTTCTGCTCCTCCTGTGCCTCACCTTACTGGCTGAGGTGCTGGAGCTGGCGGCAGCGGCAATTGCCATGGAGACAGGCGAAGGAGATGAGGGCATTGTTTGTCCTTCAGTGTGCCGCTGTGATGAGGGTTTTGTCTACTGCAACGACCGTGGCCTCAGCATAATTCCTCCACTACCGTTAACGGCTGCCATCCTCTACTTGCAGAGCAACCGGCTAGGCAACGCCGGGCTGCCTCCTTCTCTAGAACGCAGTACTTCTATACGAGTGATATACCTGTACGCTAATCAGTTGGATGAATTCCCTATACACCTCCCGCCTTCGTTACGGGAGCTCCATTTGCAGGATAATAACATACGAACGTTACCGCGATCAGCTCTAGCCAAATTACCATTACTAGAACGTTTACACCTGGATGATAACTCTATATCAACAGTTAGCATCCAGGAAAGAGCTTTTTCTGGGACTCCACGGCTTCGATTGCTGTTTCTGTCTCGAAACCACCTGTCAAGCATCCCTGCAGGCTTGCCAGCATCCTTGGAAGAGTTGCGGCTGGATGACAACAGAATCAGCACCATCCCAACACATGCTTTCCGGGGACTCTCCTCACTTCGACGCTTGGTCCTGGATGGGAACCTGTTGGCCAATACACGCATTGCAGATGACACTTTTTCTCGACTCTCCAACCTGACTGAGCTGTCACTGGTACGGAATGCCCTGCAGTCACCACCAGTCAACCTACCTTCAGCTCACCTTGTACGACTTCATTTGCAAGACAACGGAATGACCCACATACCAAGGGGGGCACTGGATGGGATGCGGCGGCTTCAGCGGCTGGACCTGTCTGGCAACAATCTGACCACTCTCCCTCGAGGACTactgaaagacacagaaagcCTGGAGATGCTACTGCTGCGAGGAAACCCTTGGTACTGCGGCTGCAACCTTCGCTGGCTCCACGCCTGGCTGCACAGTCGGGGGTCAGCAGTGACAGTCAGAGGCCTGACCTGTCAGGGGCCTGAGCCTGTAAGGGGCCAGAGCCTCAGAGACCTAACCTCCCTGATGGAGCAGTGTGAAGGCCCTCCTCCTGGTCCCAGTACTGGAGCCGGGGTGAACCCAGCAGAAAAGGATGTAGGAGGTGACAATGGTGTTGGAGGGAGCCAAGCAGTAGCTTCAGTCCCACAtggcagcaccaccaccacctctctaCTGGTCCCCACACAAGGCTCCCTCTTCACACTACGAGCCAAGAGGCCGGGTTTTGTTATGCCTCTACCCCCAGGTGAAGGGGGGCAGGTACCTGGAGAGACCCTGGAACTGACTGTAAAACCTCTCTCTTCAGACAGTGTACTGGTGAGTTGGTTGTGTCCACAGCCAGCACCTTCCTTCCGCCTGTCATGGCTGAGGCTGGGTAGCAGTGCAGCTCTTGGTTCAATAACAGAGACTCTGGTTcctggagagaggagacagtacCTCCTTACCCAGCTCACCCCACGCTCCCATTACCTCATTTGCCTGCTGCCACTACGACAGGAGCCCTCATTCGGGGGTTCCAGCATGGGTTCATCACGAATTGGCAGCATAGACACGGACAATAAAGACTCAGCCCCAGCCTGTGCACAGATAGAGACTGGAGAGGCTCTGGTCAGCTCGGGAGGGGAGGGGTCAGATAAAGAGGGACAGGACTCAGAGCTCACAGCCTTGCCACTGGCTGGGATCATTGGGGGTGCCACAGCATTGGTAAGCCTGCTATTAATCTTTGGCATCTTCTGCTGGTATGGACAGAGGGCAGGTTACATGTCTGGGGACTCAGGTTCATACAGCAGGGGCCGAGGTGGAAAGCATTATGATGACTATGTAGAGTCAGGCACCAAGAAAGACACTTCCATCTTAGAGATCAGGGCCCCTCCTGCAGGGTTTCAGATGACAGCTATGGCCCATCAGCCTTTGCAGTCTAAGCTGGAGGATGTCACCTACATCCACACCAttttcccctcttcctcctcctcctcccaagCGAATGGGACCTACCGGAGCAGCCACGGAGCTGGCAGCCTCAATGGCACCATCCTCAGCCAAACCAACCACCATCATGTTACTTATGGTACCAACCGTGGCTACAGAGAGGGTGGCATCCCCGACATAGATTATGCCTACACGTGA